From Actinomyces slackii, a single genomic window includes:
- the purF gene encoding amidophosphoribosyltransferase, translating into MSTGENHGLTGPLHAPAPADRLDELEPAPREECGVFGVWAPGEEVSRLTYFGLYALQHRGQEAAGIATSNGEQILVYKDLGLVSQVFDDGALSSLAGHMAVGHVRYATTGATTWENSQPMLGPASGSTLALAHNGNLTNTRELIEAVRATTGEDLTGELGRGSSTDTAVIAALMNLICERGALTDWDAAGDLRASGIADEVELAEAYGAPAPLSVHQAARRVLPMLRGAFSLVFMDERTLYAARDPHGVRPLVLGRLANGWAVASETAALDIVGAAFVREIEPGELIEIDDDGVRSTRFATVRRAGCVFEYVYLARPDTRISGRSVIASRNEMGAALAREHPVEADMVIATPESGTPAAIGYAQASGIPYGQGLVKNAYVGRTFIQPTQTLRQLGIRLKLNPLREVIESKRLVVVDDSIVRGNTQRALVRMLREAGAAEVHVRISSPPVLWPCFYGIDFATRAELIATGMSVEEICRSIGADSLGFLSVQGMVEATAQRAQDLCMACFTGDYPIQPPSQGAVVVAGPVRRVPSAYRRRGTPAPAGAVDPDSITLPDLRAGSPLGTAGPTT; encoded by the coding sequence GTGAGCACTGGTGAGAACCACGGGCTGACCGGCCCCCTCCACGCGCCCGCCCCGGCTGACCGCCTCGACGAGCTCGAGCCCGCCCCCCGCGAGGAGTGCGGCGTCTTCGGGGTGTGGGCACCGGGGGAGGAGGTCTCCCGCCTGACCTACTTCGGCCTCTACGCGCTCCAGCACCGCGGCCAGGAGGCCGCCGGCATCGCCACCTCCAACGGCGAGCAGATCCTGGTCTACAAGGACCTGGGCCTGGTCTCCCAGGTCTTCGACGACGGCGCCCTGTCCTCCCTGGCCGGCCACATGGCCGTGGGGCACGTGCGCTACGCCACCACCGGGGCCACCACCTGGGAGAACTCCCAGCCCATGCTCGGCCCCGCCTCCGGCTCCACCCTGGCCCTGGCCCACAACGGCAACCTCACCAACACCCGCGAGCTCATCGAGGCCGTGCGCGCCACCACCGGAGAGGACCTCACCGGCGAGCTGGGCCGCGGGTCCTCCACCGACACCGCCGTCATCGCCGCCCTCATGAACCTCATCTGCGAGCGCGGCGCCCTGACGGACTGGGACGCCGCCGGTGACCTGCGGGCCAGCGGCATCGCCGACGAGGTCGAGCTCGCCGAGGCCTACGGCGCCCCCGCGCCCCTGAGCGTCCACCAGGCGGCCCGCCGAGTCCTGCCCATGCTGCGCGGCGCCTTCTCCCTGGTGTTCATGGATGAGCGCACCCTCTACGCCGCCCGCGACCCCCATGGCGTGCGGCCCCTGGTGCTGGGGCGCCTGGCCAACGGCTGGGCGGTCGCCTCGGAGACGGCGGCCCTGGACATCGTGGGGGCGGCCTTCGTCCGCGAGATCGAGCCCGGCGAGCTCATCGAGATCGACGACGACGGCGTGCGCTCAACCCGCTTCGCCACCGTGCGGCGGGCGGGCTGCGTCTTCGAGTACGTCTACCTGGCCCGCCCCGACACCCGCATCTCGGGGCGCTCGGTCATCGCCTCGCGCAACGAGATGGGCGCCGCCCTGGCCCGGGAGCACCCCGTGGAGGCGGATATGGTCATCGCCACGCCCGAGTCGGGCACCCCCGCCGCCATCGGCTACGCCCAGGCCTCGGGCATCCCCTACGGGCAGGGCCTGGTCAAGAACGCCTACGTGGGGCGCACCTTCATCCAGCCCACCCAGACCCTGCGCCAGCTGGGAATCCGCCTCAAGCTCAACCCCCTGCGCGAGGTCATCGAGTCCAAGCGCCTGGTGGTGGTCGATGACTCCATCGTGCGCGGCAACACCCAGCGAGCCCTGGTGCGGATGCTGCGAGAGGCCGGGGCCGCCGAGGTCCATGTGCGCATCTCCTCCCCGCCGGTGCTGTGGCCCTGCTTCTACGGCATCGACTTCGCCACCCGCGCCGAGCTCATCGCCACCGGCATGAGCGTGGAGGAGATCTGCCGCTCCATCGGAGCCGACTCCCTGGGATTCCTGTCCGTTCAGGGCATGGTGGAGGCCACCGCCCAGCGCGCCCAGGACCTGTGCATGGCCTGCTTCACCGGCGACTACCCGATCCAGCCGCCCTCCCAGGGCGCCGTCGTCGTCGCCGGCCCGGTGCGCCGCGTGCCCTCGGCCTACCGGCGCCGCGGGACCCCCGCGCCTGCCGGCGCCGTCGACCCCGACTCCATCACCCTGCCCGACCTGAGGGCCGGCAGCCCTCTGGGAACAGCGGGCCCCACCACCTAG
- the purM gene encoding phosphoribosylformylglycinamidine cyclo-ligase: protein MPPVPDQASQPITYASAGVDTAAGDRAVELMKEAVAATMTPAVVGGVGGFAGLVDASALRDYTRPLLATSTDGVGTKVAIAQALDIHDTIGQDLVGMVVDDIVVVGARPLLMTDYIACGRVVPERIADIVRGVATACAAIGTPLLGGETAEHPGLMGPEDYDIAGAATGVVEADRMLGAQRVRPGDVLVALGSSGLHSNGYSLVRRVVEAAGWELERHVEEFGRTLGEELLEPTCLYTRVCLAMLETLSSPAAPGPLHALSHITGGGLAANLARVLPAGLVAGVDRASWQVPPVFSTIRELGQVPWEDAEATLNLGVGMVAVVDPSGADGVLRIAEGSGIPAWVLGEVREDDGRARGRLVAGTKGVDGGAVDIHGDYRSE from the coding sequence ATGCCCCCAGTACCCGATCAGGCCAGTCAGCCCATCACCTACGCCTCGGCCGGGGTGGACACCGCCGCCGGAGACCGCGCCGTCGAGCTCATGAAGGAGGCCGTGGCCGCCACGATGACCCCCGCCGTGGTGGGAGGCGTGGGAGGATTCGCCGGCCTGGTGGACGCCAGCGCCCTGCGCGACTACACCCGCCCCCTGCTGGCCACCTCCACCGACGGCGTGGGCACCAAGGTCGCCATCGCCCAGGCCCTCGACATCCACGACACCATCGGCCAGGACCTGGTGGGCATGGTGGTCGACGACATCGTCGTCGTGGGGGCCCGGCCCCTGCTCATGACCGACTACATCGCCTGCGGCCGCGTGGTCCCCGAGCGCATCGCCGACATCGTGCGGGGTGTGGCCACGGCCTGCGCCGCCATCGGCACCCCCCTGCTGGGCGGGGAGACCGCCGAGCACCCCGGCCTCATGGGGCCCGAGGACTACGACATCGCCGGGGCCGCCACCGGGGTGGTCGAGGCCGATCGCATGCTGGGCGCCCAGCGGGTGCGCCCCGGGGATGTCCTGGTGGCCCTGGGCTCCTCAGGCCTGCACTCCAACGGCTACTCCCTGGTGCGCCGCGTCGTCGAGGCCGCCGGCTGGGAGCTGGAGCGCCACGTGGAGGAGTTCGGGCGGACCCTCGGCGAGGAGCTGCTGGAGCCCACATGCCTGTACACCCGAGTGTGCCTGGCCATGCTGGAGACCCTGTCCTCCCCGGCCGCCCCCGGCCCCCTCCACGCGCTGTCGCACATCACCGGCGGGGGACTGGCCGCCAACCTGGCGCGCGTCCTTCCCGCCGGGCTCGTGGCCGGCGTGGACCGGGCCTCCTGGCAGGTCCCGCCGGTCTTCTCCACGATCCGCGAGCTCGGCCAAGTGCCCTGGGAGGACGCGGAGGCCACCCTCAACCTGGGGGTGGGGATGGTGGCCGTCGTCGACCCCTCGGGGGCCGACGGCGTGCTGCGCATCGCCGAGGGCTCGGGCATCCCCGCCTGGGTGCTGGGGGAGGTGCGCGAGGACGACGGGCGCGCCCGGGGCCGGCTCGTGGCCGGCACCAAGGGAGTCGATGGAGGCGCCGTGGACATCCACGGCGACTACCGCAGCGAGTGA
- a CDS encoding DUF3073 domain-containing protein, which produces MGRGRQKAKATKVARKLKYFSPETDYAALERELVSASSASEAGEDNDYEELAAKYAVDDDDWDESDEVPGNR; this is translated from the coding sequence ATGGGGCGCGGCCGTCAGAAGGCCAAGGCGACCAAGGTCGCCCGTAAGCTCAAGTACTTCAGTCCGGAGACGGATTACGCGGCTCTCGAGCGCGAGCTCGTCTCCGCGTCCTCTGCCTCCGAGGCCGGGGAGGACAACGACTACGAGGAGCTGGCCGCCAAGTACGCCGTCGATGACGATGACTGGGATGAGTCCGACGAGGTGCCAGGTAACCGCTGA
- a CDS encoding DUF3618 domain-containing protein: MSDSEQMSGSSQDAPATPEQLEERLRAQRQALADSVDELAWRVDPRAQARAAGEELRDQAQAGLSALRGQAEEGLADLRGRADWLRARMGRTVRGVQDGDPQSLKEAAAAIAVGAVATGLVVAGLLRR, from the coding sequence ATGAGCGACTCCGAGCAGATGAGCGGATCCTCCCAGGACGCCCCCGCCACTCCCGAGCAGCTTGAGGAGCGCCTGCGCGCCCAGCGCCAGGCCCTGGCCGATTCGGTGGACGAGCTGGCCTGGCGCGTGGATCCGCGCGCCCAGGCCCGGGCCGCCGGCGAGGAGCTGCGCGATCAGGCGCAGGCCGGCCTCAGCGCTCTGCGCGGCCAGGCCGAGGAGGGCCTGGCCGATCTTCGCGGGCGCGCCGACTGGCTCAGGGCGCGGATGGGCAGGACTGTCCGGGGCGTCCAGGACGGCGACCCCCAGTCGCTCAAGGAGGCGGCGGCAGCGATCGCTGTGGGAGCGGTGGCGACCGGGCTGGTCGTGGCGGGTCTTCTGCGCCGCTAG
- a CDS encoding phage holin family protein, which translates to MAQNQPPAPPPPPAPGRSPQPSLGELVSRISENVSALVRGEIALAKAKAMRMATSSGLGAGLLGGAAVLGLFAFGLLLTMVVQLLALVMPLWAGCLIVAIILLIIAAVLAYVGLQKLKAAKADNPDPRPNLKQSVETVRTAVVAGLERGNAQ; encoded by the coding sequence ATGGCCCAGAATCAGCCTCCTGCTCCACCTCCCCCGCCAGCGCCGGGCCGCTCGCCCCAGCCCAGCCTGGGCGAGCTCGTCTCGCGCATCTCGGAGAACGTCTCCGCCCTGGTGCGTGGTGAGATAGCGCTGGCCAAGGCCAAGGCCATGCGCATGGCGACCTCCTCGGGACTGGGCGCCGGGCTGCTCGGCGGTGCCGCGGTGCTGGGCCTGTTCGCCTTCGGACTGCTGCTGACCATGGTCGTCCAGCTCCTGGCCCTGGTCATGCCGCTGTGGGCCGGCTGCCTCATCGTGGCCATCATCCTGCTCATCATCGCCGCCGTCCTGGCCTATGTGGGCCTCCAGAAGCTCAAGGCGGCCAAGGCCGACAACCCCGACCCGCGCCCCAACCTCAAGCAGAGCGTGGAGACGGTCCGGACCGCGGTGGTCGCGGGCCTGGAGAGGGGGAACGCCCAGTGA
- a CDS encoding ion transporter, whose protein sequence is MTPQPTPWRRRLDEWVHSTRVQNVVMALILINSVTIGLETAVAHGSALGRILTVIDHTALTVFVAEIVIKLVAMGPRRFARDGWNIFDFLVVAVALVPGAGPLSVLRTLRILRLLRVIKFMPSLRRVVEALLLSLPGISAIALLMVMIFYVAAVMSTAMFGPAFPDWFGNLGRSLYTLFQVMTLESWSMGIVRPVMEHSPWAWAFFVPFILISAFTMLNLFVAVIVDTMSQMDARHQGDDDAADAAEASGTAADDAAASGAEPADPPADLPADPPADLSGEILAELRALREEVAALRAERV, encoded by the coding sequence ATGACCCCTCAGCCCACTCCCTGGCGCCGGCGCCTCGACGAGTGGGTCCACTCCACGCGCGTCCAGAACGTGGTGATGGCCCTCATCCTCATCAACTCCGTGACCATCGGCCTGGAGACCGCGGTGGCCCACGGCTCCGCGCTCGGGCGGATCCTGACCGTGATCGACCACACCGCGCTGACGGTCTTCGTGGCCGAGATCGTCATCAAGCTGGTGGCCATGGGGCCGCGCCGCTTCGCCCGGGACGGATGGAACATCTTCGACTTCCTGGTGGTGGCCGTGGCCCTGGTTCCGGGAGCGGGCCCGCTGTCGGTGCTGCGAACACTGCGAATCCTGCGCCTGCTGCGGGTCATCAAGTTCATGCCCAGCCTGCGCCGGGTGGTCGAGGCCCTGCTGCTGTCGCTGCCGGGCATCAGCGCCATCGCCCTGCTCATGGTCATGATCTTCTACGTGGCCGCGGTGATGTCCACCGCCATGTTCGGCCCGGCCTTCCCGGACTGGTTCGGCAACCTGGGCCGATCCCTCTACACGCTCTTCCAGGTCATGACCCTGGAGAGCTGGTCGATGGGGATCGTGCGACCGGTGATGGAGCATTCGCCATGGGCCTGGGCCTTCTTCGTGCCCTTCATCCTCATCTCGGCCTTCACCATGCTCAACCTGTTCGTCGCCGTCATCGTGGACACGATGTCCCAGATGGATGCCCGCCACCAGGGCGACGACGACGCAGCAGACGCAGCCGAGGCATCCGGCACGGCCGCCGACGACGCGGCCGCCTCCGGCGCTGAGCCCGCCGACCCGCCCGCCGACCTGCCGGCTGACCCGCCCGCCGACCTGTCCGGCGAGATCCTGGCCGAGCTGCGAGCCCTGCGCGAGGAGGTCGCCGCGCTTCGCGCCGAGCGGGTCTGA
- a CDS encoding ABC transporter ATP-binding protein, which translates to MALPLAPGQVAMRKTFGIMASYRRRFALVLALQILSILATLVAPQLLGQLVGRASQGLASAGYVDRIVAIIIVVTIIGAIINRYAHMHARTLGEAVFADLRERMMGRVVHLPLSAVESAGTGDLVGRTTNDISRIEFLVRVGIPQIMVCLVTIVFTVVAAAVADPRLALGLLVIAPPVWAMMRWYLPISVPAYRATSATYARLNGAVSETVEHAQTVDALGIGNRREAAIAACVAEAWSLETYTARLRVWLFLVLDVAWRAPVVVILLWGGFLAAHGQATLGAITTVCLYAMELRKPVGQLMFWIDQVQISQASLSRILGVEEVPPDRAPTGEVPQGTAMELDDVRFAYREGVEVLHGIDLALVPGERLAVVGPSGSGKSTLGRMLAGINPPTSGSVTVGGVRLTDLSEAELRRHVALVTQEHHVFAGTIADNVRLGRPGADDATIRGALEAIGADAWVDELPEGMETLVGSGHLSLSPAQSQEVALARLVLLDPHTLILDEATSLLDPRAARTLERTLSSALAGRTVVEVAHRLYTAQDADRVAVVMDGRIVELGTHDELVALGGEYAALWEAWSQE; encoded by the coding sequence ATGGCTCTGCCCCTGGCCCCCGGACAGGTCGCGATGCGCAAGACCTTCGGGATCATGGCCTCCTACCGCAGGAGATTCGCCCTGGTCCTGGCCCTGCAGATCCTGTCGATCCTGGCCACCCTGGTGGCGCCCCAGCTGCTGGGCCAGCTGGTGGGCCGCGCCTCCCAGGGCCTGGCCAGCGCGGGCTACGTGGATCGGATCGTGGCGATCATCATCGTGGTGACGATCATCGGCGCGATCATCAACCGCTACGCGCATATGCATGCCCGCACCCTGGGGGAGGCGGTCTTCGCCGATCTGCGCGAGCGCATGATGGGGCGGGTGGTGCACCTGCCGCTCTCGGCGGTGGAGTCCGCGGGGACCGGTGACCTGGTGGGGCGCACCACCAATGACATCTCCCGCATCGAGTTCCTGGTGCGCGTGGGGATCCCCCAGATCATGGTGTGCCTGGTCACCATCGTCTTCACCGTGGTGGCGGCCGCCGTCGCCGACCCGAGGCTGGCCCTGGGGCTGCTGGTGATCGCCCCTCCCGTGTGGGCGATGATGCGCTGGTACCTGCCGATCTCGGTGCCGGCCTACCGGGCGACCTCGGCCACCTATGCGCGGCTCAACGGCGCGGTCTCCGAGACCGTGGAGCACGCCCAGACCGTGGACGCCCTGGGGATCGGCAACCGCAGGGAGGCGGCGATCGCGGCCTGCGTGGCCGAGGCCTGGTCCCTGGAGACCTATACCGCGCGGCTTCGGGTTTGGCTCTTCCTGGTGCTGGATGTGGCCTGGCGCGCGCCGGTGGTGGTCATCCTCCTGTGGGGCGGCTTCCTGGCGGCCCACGGGCAGGCCACCCTGGGGGCGATCACCACGGTCTGCCTCTACGCCATGGAGCTGCGCAAGCCGGTGGGGCAGCTGATGTTCTGGATCGACCAGGTCCAGATCTCCCAGGCCTCGCTCTCGCGCATCCTGGGGGTTGAGGAGGTCCCGCCGGACCGCGCCCCCACCGGGGAGGTGCCACAGGGCACCGCCATGGAGCTGGACGACGTCCGCTTCGCCTACCGCGAGGGCGTCGAGGTGCTTCACGGCATCGACCTGGCGCTGGTCCCCGGGGAGCGCCTGGCGGTGGTGGGCCCCTCGGGCTCGGGCAAGTCGACCCTGGGGCGGATGCTGGCGGGCATCAACCCGCCGACGTCGGGGAGTGTGACCGTGGGCGGGGTGCGCCTGACGGACCTGTCCGAGGCCGAGCTGCGCCGCCACGTGGCCCTGGTGACCCAGGAGCACCATGTCTTCGCCGGCACCATCGCCGACAACGTTCGCCTGGGGCGCCCGGGGGCCGACGATGCCACGATCCGCGGCGCGCTGGAGGCCATCGGGGCCGACGCCTGGGTCGATGAGCTCCCCGAGGGCATGGAGACCCTGGTGGGCTCGGGGCATCTGTCCCTGAGCCCGGCCCAGTCCCAGGAGGTGGCGCTGGCCCGGCTCGTGCTGCTCGACCCCCACACCCTCATCCTCGATGAGGCCACCTCCCTGCTGGATCCGCGGGCGGCCCGCACCCTGGAGCGCACGCTGTCCAGCGCCCTGGCGGGGCGGACCGTGGTGGAGGTGGCGCATCGCCTCTACACGGCCCAGGACGCCGACCGCGTGGCCGTGGTCATGGACGGGCGGATCGTCGAGCTGGGCACGCATGATGAGCTGGTGGCCCTGGGCGGGGAGTACGCGGCCCTGTGGGAGGCCTGGAGCCAGGAGTAG